CTCAGCAGCTGGCGCACGCGCTGTTCGATCGCCGCGTTGGCGGCCACCGTTTCCAGGCAGCCGAAGTTGCCGCAGTGGCAGCGTTCACCCAGCGGATCGATCTGGATATGACCGATCTCGCCGACGTTGCCGTTGTTGCCGAGAAAAATTTGCCCGTTGACGATGATGCCGGCGCCGGTGCCGCGGTGCAGGCGCACCAGAATCGAGTCTTCGCAGTCGCGGGTGGCGCCGAAGTAGTGCTCCGCCAGCGCCAGGCTGCGGATGTCGTGGCCGACGAAGCTGGTGACGTTGAAACGCTGCTGCAGGTTGTCCACCAGCGCCCAGTTGCTGACGCTGATGTGCGGCATGTAGCGCACCATGCCCAGCGCCGGATCCACCAGGCCGGGCAGGATCACCGCGATGGCGATCAGCTCGCGCAGCCGGCGTTGGTTCGCTTCGATAAATTGGGCGATGGCGGCGAACAGCGCATTCTCCAGCGTTTCCTGGGTACGTTCCGGCAGCGGATAGTGTTCTTCGCTGAGCGACTTGCCGCTCATGTCATACAGGGTGATGGTGGCGTCGTGGCGGCCGAGACGCACCGCGACGGTATGGAAATGACGGGTTTCCGACACGATGGAGATCGCGCGGCGACCGCCGGTGGAGGCTTGCTGATCGACTTCTTTGATCAGCCCGCGCTCCAGCAGCTGGCGAGTAATCTTGGTGACGCTGGCGGGGGCAAGCTGGCTGAGTTCGGCGATTTGAATGCGCGAGATCGGGCCCTGCTGGTCGATCAGGCGGTAAACTGCCGCGCCGTTAAGTTGTTTGACTAAGTCAACGTTCCCTATTTGTGCTTGTCCGCCAGTGCTCATCAATAATGTTACTCGCTGTTCATTGAATTAAACCTCGTTACCGTTAACGAGCGTTTTGGTGATCTTGAAATCACGGGTGAAGGCGGTCAGGTTAGCTACCTTGCCGGCTTCGATGGTGCCCAGACGCTGCTCGACGCCGATGGCGCGCGCCGGGTACAGCGTCGCCATGCGCAGCGCTTCGTCCAGCGCGATGCCGATATGCTCGACGCTGTTTTGCACCGCTTCGATCATGGTCAGCGCGGAACCGCTCAGGGTACCGTTTTCATCCACGCACAGCCCATCCCGATAGTATATTGTTTTACCGGCGAAAATAAATTGGTCAATATCTGCACCTGCCGGTGCGGTCGCGTCGGTGACCAATACCAATTTATCACCTTTCAGGCGTTTGGCGTTACGGATACTCGCCCAGGCCACGTGATGACCGTCGGCGATGATGCCGGTATAGACCTCCGGCGTATCGAAGATCGCCCCCATCAGCCCCGGTTCGCGGCCGGTGATATACGGCATGGCGTTGTACAGGTGGGTGGCGAAGCTGATGCCGGCGGCGAAGCCGGTGCGCGCCTGATCGTAGGTGGCGTTCGAGTGGCCGGCGGAGACCACGATGCCGGCTTCGGTCAGCTGTTTGATAAAGTGCGGCTCAACCATTTCCGGCGCCAGCGTCACCTTGGTGATCACGTCGGCATTGGCGCACAGGTAATCGATCATTTCCTGAGTTGGCTTGCGAATGAACGCCGGGTTATGGGTGCCTTTTTTCACCGGGCTGAGATATGGCCCTTCCAGGTGCAGGCCCAGCGCCTGGTTTTGGTGCTTTTTCAGATAGGCGCGCATCACGTCGACGCTGTGCTTCATGAATTCGTCGCTGCTGGTGATCAGCGTCGGCAGATAGCTGGTGCAGCCGGATTTCTCGTTGGCGCGCTGCATGATCTCCAGCGTTTCTTCCGAAATCGCTTCCAGCGAATCGTTGAACTGTACGCCGCCGCAGCCGTTCAGCTGCACGTCGATAAGCCCGGGGGCCAGGATGGCGCCACCCAGGTCGCGCGTTTCGATGCCGGCGGGCAATTCAGCCGCCGGGCAGACTCTCTCGATCAGCCCATCAGCGATAATGACTGCATGGTCATCAAGTACGTCGTGGCCGGTATAGATACGGCCGTGGGTTAAAGCGAACATCGTAGCCCCCTGCAAAGATTAAAGACTTTTAACGCTTTCCGCTTCTAACTCGCGGAAATATTTAACGGTTTTGACTTTCAGCTCCATGGTGGCCGGCTCGTCGCACACCACGACCGCTTTGGCGTGCAGCTGCAGGCAGCTGATGGTCCACATGTGGTTGATGTTGCCTTCCACCGCGGCTTCCAGCGCTTGCGCCTTGGCGTGGCCGGTCACCAGGATCATCACTTCTTCCGCGTCCAGCAGCGTGCCCACGCCGACGGTCAGCGCATATTTCGGCACCAGGCTGACGTCGCCGCCGAAGAAGCGCGAGTTGGCGATGCGGGTGTCTTCGGTCAGCGTTTTGATGCGGGTGCGCGAAGCCAGAGACGAAGCCGGCTCGTTGAACGCGATATGGCCGTCGATGCCCACGCCGCCCATGAACAGGTTAATTTTGCCATAAGACTTGATCTTCTCTTCGTACTGGCGGCACTCGGCGTCGACATCCGCGGCGTTGCCGTTCAGCAGGTTGATATTTTCACGAGGGATATCAACGTGGTCAAAGAAGTTGCGGTACATGAAGGTGTGGTAGCTTTCCGGGTGTTCCTGCGGCAGGCCAACGTACTCGTCCATGTTGAAAGTCACAACATGCTTAAAGCTTACTTCACCTGCTTTGTGCATCGCAATCAGATGTTTGTAGGCTTCCAGCGGCGTGCCGCCGGTGGGCAGGCCGAGGACAAACGGGCGCTCTGCGGTGGGTTTGAATGCGTTGATGCGTTGAACGATATGACGCGCGGCCCATTTGCCGACTTGTGCGGTATCTTTCAGTGGGATAAGTCTCATCTAACACCTCTTGGGATAAGTAAACTAAAGCTATACTGTACGGGCCTGCAGGAGTCCTAAGCGTAACCCAGCTTTATGATTCTCGCGTGAATCGTCCGTCTGGTTGATTTTTTGAATGATAAAATAAGTTTTGTGTGATGGCCAGCAATCTGGGAGGTAAAGACTACTTTTTGGTGATATTTATCACAAAAAGGGAGGTTTTAATTTGCGATACAAAATAAATTTTTTACACTCGGCATGAGTGATACGTGCCATGCGTTTTTTCTAAAAAGGTAGTGAGAGCTCCAAATAAACTACTAATAGGGTCCGTCCGCGGACAACATAGGGGGAAAAGGTGAACATTCTTAGTTATTTGCAAAAGGTGGGACGGGCGCTGATGGTGCCGGTCGCCACGCTGCCTGCCGCCGCCATCTTGATGGGCGTCGGGTACTGGATTGACCCTGTTGGTTGGGGCGGCGACAACGCGCTTGCCGCATTATTTATCAAATCCGGTTCAGCCATTATCGATCATATGGCCGTGCTGTTCGCCATCGGTGTGGCCTACGGCATGTCCAAAGACAAGGACGGCTCTGCCGCACTGACCGGCTTCGTCGGTTTCCTGGTGCTGACCACCCTCTGTTCACCGGCCGCCGTGTCGATGATTCAGAAGATCCCCCTCGACCAGGTGCCTGCCGCGTTCGGCAAAATTGAAAACCAGTTCGTCGGTATTCTGGTGGGTATCATCTCCGCCGAAGTGTACAACCGCTTCAGCGGCGTCGAGCTGCCTAAGGCGCTGTCGTTCTTCAGCGGCCGCCGCCTGGTGCCGATCCTCATTTCCTTCCTGATGATCCTGGTCGCTTACATTCTGATGTATGTCTGGCCAGTGGTGTTCGGCGCTCTGGTGAGCTTCGGCGAACACATCCAGAAATTGGGCTCCGTCGGCGCGGGCATCTATGCCTTCTTCAACCGTCTGCTGATCCCGGTCGGCCTGCACCACGCGCTGAACTCGGTGTTCTGGTTTGACGTGGCCGGCATCAACGATATCCCTAACTTCCTTGGCGGCCAGCAGTCGATCGAAGCCGGTAAAGCGGTCGTCGGCATCACCGGCCGTTATCAGGCGGGCTTCTTCCCGATCATGATGTTTGGTCTGCCGGGCGCAGCGCTGGCTATCTATCACTGCGCGCGCCCTGAGAATAAGGCGAAAGTGCTGGGGATCATGATGGCGGGGGCATTCGCTGCCTTCTTTACCGGCATCACCGAACCGCTGGAATTCTCCTTCATGTTTGTGGCGCCGGTGCTGTATGTGCTTCACGCGATCTTGACCGGGATTTCCGTCTTCATCGCCGCCAGCATGCACTGGATTGCCGGTTTCGGCTTCAGCGCCGGTTTGGTGGATATGGTGCTGTCGTCGCGCAACCCGTTGGCGACCCACTGGTACATGCTGATCCCGCAAGGTCTGGTGTTCTTCGTTATCTACTATGTGGTGTTCCGCTTCACCATCAATAAGTTCAACCTGATGACCCCGGGCCGCGAGCTGGCGGTTGCCGGTGACGAAACCGACGGTTATGACGTCAACGTCAACAGCAACGCCGGTAAAGACGAGAACGAAACTACCACGCTGGCCCGTCGCTACGTCGGCGCGATCGGCGGTTCCGACAACCTGACCGGTATCGATGCCTGCATCACCCGCCTGCGTTTGAACGTGAAAGATTCTGCGCTGGTGAACGACGCATTGGCGAAACGCCTCGGCGCGTCGGGCGTTATCCGCCTGAACAAGCAGAGCGTGCAAGTGATCGTCGGCACCCGTGCTGAACTGATCGCCAGCGCCATGCGCAACGTAATTGCCGCCGGCCCGGTAGCGGCAGCGGCAGCGGCAGCCCCGGCGGCGGCGCCTGCAGCGGAAGCCAAACCACAGGCGGTACCGAACGCACCGAAAGCCGCGTTTGAAACGCTGGTGGCGCCGGTGACCGGTGAAGTCGTGGCGCTCGATCAGGTGCCGGACGAAGCTTTCGCCAGCAAGGCGGTAGGCGACGGCCTGGCGATTCGCCCGACCGACAACATCGTCGTGGCGCCGGCGGACGGCACCGTGGTGAAAATCTTCAATACCAACCACGCGTTCTGCCTGGAAACCGATAAGGGCGCCGAGATCGTGGTGCACATGGGGATCGACACCGTCGCGCTGGAAGGCCAGGGCTTCAAACGTCTGGTAGAGGAGGGCGCGGAAGTGAAAGCCGGTCAACCGATTCTGGAACTGGATCTGGATTATCTGAACGCCAACGCGCGTTCGATGATAAGCCCGGTGGTGGTCAGCAACTCTGACGACTACGCCGGCCTGGCAGCGCTGGCCAGCGGCTCTGTGGTCGCCGGTCAGACCAAGCTGTACGAGATCCAGAAATAAGGCAGTTTTTACCTGAGTAGTACCCGGGGCCGGTCACGCATCATGGCGGAGTTTGCCCCGACTTGGCGGGAAGAGAGCGATCTCTTCCCGCTTTTTTTATTCCGTTTCGCCCCACGGCGGTGCGCTGCGCGCCGATGGCGCAACGCGCCGCATTTTTCGTGAAACAAACGGTTGTTTCCAGACGTGGCTTGTTGGATCATAGGCGGTTATGTGTAGCGCTTTGCATTGAGGAACAGTGAAATGAGTGAGGCTGAAGCCCGCCCAACCAATTTTATCCGTCAGATCGTCGATGAAGATCTGGCGTCGGGGAAACACACGTCGGTACATACCCGTTTTCCGCCGGAGCCTAACGGCTATCTGCATATCGGCCACGCGAAATCCATCTGCCTGAACTTCGGCATCGCCAAGGACTATCAGGGCCAGTGCAACCTGCGTTTCGATGACACCAACCCGGTGAAAGAAGACATCGAGTTCGTGGAGTCAATCAAGCACGACGTGGAGTGGCTGGGCTTTGAGTGGAGCGGCAACGTTCGTTACTCCTCAGACTATTTCGATCAGCTGCACCAGTATGCGGTTGAGCTGATCACCAAGGGGCTGGCCTACGTCGATGAGCTGTCGCCGGAGCAGATCCGTGAATATCGCGGCACCCTGACCGCGCCGGGCAAAGACAGCCCGTACCGCGACCGCAGCGTGGAAGAGAACCTGGCGCTGTTCGAGAAGATGCGCAACGGCGAGTTCGCCGAAGGTGCCGCCTGCCTGCGCGCCAAGATCGACATGGCTTCGCCGTTTATTGTGATGCGCGATCCTGTGCTGTACCGCATCAAGTTTGCCGAACACCACCAGACCGGCAATAAATGGTGCATCTATCCGATGTACGATTTCACCCACTGCATTTCCGATGCGCTGGAAGGGATCACCCATTCGCTGTGTACCCTGGAATTCCAGGATAACCGCCGTCTGTATGACTGGGTGCTGGATAACATCACGATTCCTTGCCACCCGCGCCAGTACGAATTTTCGCGTCTCAACCTCGAATACGCCATCATGTCGAAGCGCAAGCTGCACCAGCTGGTGGCCGAGAAGATCGTCGAAGGTTGGGACGATCCGCGTATGCCAACCGTCTCCGGTCTGCGCCGTCGCGGTTATACCGCCGCCTCTATCCGCGAGTTCTGCCTGCGCATCGGTGTGACCAAGCAAGACAATAACGTCGAAATGGTCGCGCTGGAATCCTGTATTCGCGACGATCTGAACGAGAACGCCCCGCGCGCCATGGCGGTGCTGGATCCGGTGAAAATCGTCATCGAGAACATGGGCGATGCGGTGGAAATGGTCACCATGCCTAACCACCCGAACAAGCCGGAAATGGGCAGCCGCGATGTGCCGTTCAGCCGCGAGATCTATATCGATCGCGCCGACTTCCGCGAAGAAGCCAACAAGCAGTACAAGCGTCTGGTGTTGGGCAAGGAAGTGCGTCTGCGCAATGCGTACGTGATCAAGGCCGAGCGCGTCGAGAAGGACGAAGCGGGCGAGATCACCACCATCTTCTGCAGCTACGATGCAGAAACGCTGAGCAAAGATCCTGCCGACGGCCGCAAGGTGAAGGGCGTGATCCACTGGGTGTCAGCGGCACACGCGCTGCCGGCGGAAATTCGCCTGTACGATCGCCTGTTCAGCGTGCCTAATCCGGGCGCGGCGGAGGACTTCCTCTCCACCATCAACCCGGAATCGCTGGTCATCAAGCACGGCTTCGTCGAGCCGAGCCTGGCGGCCGCACAGCCGGAGAAAGCCTATCAGTTCGAGCGTGAAGGCTACTTCTGCGCCGACAACCGTCACTCGTCGGCCGAGCATCTGGTGTTTAACCGCACCGTCGGCCTGCGTGACACCTGGGCGAAAATCGAAGGCTAATCGTATTCGCCTCGAAAATTAATGAATCAGCGCGGCTTTAAGCCGCGCTTTTTTATGCCTGCGCTCAGCTCGTGACCTATTCCTCTCTCATTTTATCCGGGATGCGTTTAATTAATGGCAACGCATTAACCCATTAGTTCTCTTATCTTGGTTCTATTAGTCTTCATTTTTTCTTATATATTCGTGATGCGAATTAATTTCATTTGGAGAGCGCTCTCAATTTTTATCGTCTGACTGACGAATTTAATCAGGCTGAAACCATTAATCGTCTCTGGTTGACCTTGTATCTCAATTTATTCTGATTTAATTGAATTTTTTATTCAACAGCCTCCATGATCATCGACGTAACAAAATCTCACTGATATGTGCTCCTTGTCATACTTTGACAAATCTCCCTCATTTTTCATTTGATAATTCGCGTCGCGAAAAATAGTCTGTCTGTAGCAATTAGTGCTGTGGGAATAACATCTCGTCGGCAATATTTTTTACCCGTTCGGGTTTTTTATTGGCAGTCGTGCAGGGCAGTGGTGAACACAGGCGGCTGCAACTTTTAAGTTAAGTCAAAGAGGAATTTCAATATGGGTACGCACGGTGCTCAGCGTAAAACGCTGGCGCTCGCAGTCGCGGGCGCGCTGTTGGGAACAGGGTTTGCCATGGCGCCTGAGGCGAAAGCCGCAGGGTTTATCGATGATTCCACGCTGACCGGCGGTATTTATTACTGGCAACGTGAGCGCGACCGTAAAGATCTCAATCCGGACAGTAAGGATTACAACCAATACACCACCAACCTGTCGCACTCCACCGCCAACCTGAGCCTGGATTTCGCTTCGGGCTACGCCTGGGACATGTTCGGTCTGGACGTCGGCGCCTTTACCGCCATCGAGCTGGCGGAATCCAGCGCCAGCGGCCACCCGAACGAGATCGCGTTCTCCTCGAAAAACCGTACCTATGACGAAGACTATTCCGGTGATAAAGGCGGCGTGAGCCTTTACAAAGCCGCTGCCAAATTCAAATACGGACCGGTCTGGGCGCGCGCCGGCTATATTCAGCCGAGCGGACAAACCCTGCTGGCGCCGCACTGGAGCTTTATGCCGGGCACTTATCAGGGGGCCGAAGCCGGCGCCAAGTTCGACTACGGCGATGCCGGTGCGTTGAGCTTCTCCTACATGTGGACCGACAAATACAAGGCGCCGTGGCATATCGAGATGGACGACTTCCGCCAGAACGATAAGAAAACCCGCGTCTCCTACCTGCACTCGCTGGGCGCCAAGTACGATTTCAAAAACGATCTGGTGCTGGAAGCCGCCTTCGGCCAGGCTCAGGGTTATGTGAATCAATACTTCACCAAGGCGTCTTACAAATTCGATGTGCTGGGCAATCCGCTGACCACCAGTTACCAGTTCTACGGTGCGGAAGACCGCATCAGCAACAAGAACGATCCGAACAGCATCTACGACGGCCTGGCCTGGCTGCAGGCGCTGACCTTCGGTTACACCACCGGGCAGTTCAACTGGCGTTTGGAAGGCACCATGGTCAAGGCGGAAGGCAACCAGGGCTTCTTCCTGCAGCGCATGACCCCGACCTACGCCTCATCCAACGGTCGTCTGGACGTGTGGTGGGATAACCGCTCCGACTTTAACGCCAACGGCGAGAAAGCGGTGTACGCCGGCGTGATGTATGACCTCAGCAACTGGAACCTGCCGGGCATGGCGGTCGGCGGTTCCTACGTTTACGCCTGGGACGCCAAGCCGAGCACCAACCCGATCTATGATCAGAGCCAGCGCCTGAAAGAGAGCGCCTGGAGCCTGGACGCGATGTACACCATCCAGGAAGGGCGCGCCAAGGGCACCCTGCTCAAGCTGCACTACACCCAATATGACAACCACACCAACATCCCGAGCTGGGGTGGCGGTTACGGTAACATCTTCCAGGACGAGAAAGACGTCAAGTTCATGGTCATCGCGCCATTCACCATCTTCTGAGGCGTTCCCCGGCCTCGCCGCCGGGGACAGTTAAGGGAATTCAACGATGAGAAAAATCATGCTGATGTTGGCGGCCGCCGCGGCCCTGAGCGCCTGCGCACAACCCGCCGCGCCGCCGGAAGACGCCAAATTAAAACAGGCTTACAGCGCCTGTATCAACACCGCCGAAGGTTCGCCGGAGCGTCTGCAGCCCTGCAAGGCGGTGCTGAACGTGCTGAAACAAGAGAAGCAGCACCAGCAGTTCGCCGCGCAGGAAACGGTGCGGGTGATGGATTATCAGAACTGCATTATGGCGGTTCACAGCGGTAACGGACAGGCTTACGACGCCAAGTGCGGCAAGCTGTGGCAAGAAATTCGCGATAACAATAATTAAGAAGGACGAGAACATGAACGCATTCAAACTGAGCGCATTAGCCGCGTTGACGGCAACGATGGGATTCCTGGGCGGCATGGGAAGTGCCATGGCCGATCAACAGCTGGTGGATCAGCTGAGCCAGCTGAAGCTGAACGTGAAAATGCTGGATAACCGCGCCGGCGAAAACGGCGTGGATTGCGCGGCGCTGGGCGCCGACTGGGCCTCTTGCAACCGGGTGTTGTTCACCCTCAGCAACGACGGCCAGGCGATCGACGGCAAAGACTGGGTCATCTATTTCCACAGCCCGCGCCAGACCTTGCGGGTAGACAACGACCAGTTCAAGATCGCCCACCTCACCGGCGATCTGTACAAGCTGGAGCCGACCGCCAAATTCAGCGGTTTCCCGGCCGGGAAGGCGGTGGAAATCCCGGTGGTCGCTGAATACTGGCAGCTGTTCAGAAACGACTTCCTGCCGCGCTGGTATGCCACTTCCGGCGACGCCAAGCCGAAAATGCTGGCGAATACCGACACCGAAAACCTGGATCAGTTTGTGGCGCCGTTCACCGGCGACCAGTGGAAGCGTACCAAGGACGACAAAAACATTCTGATGACGCCGGCTTCGCGCTTTGTCAGCAATGCCGATCTGCAGACGCTGCCTGCCGGCGCACTGCGCGGCCAGATCGTGCCGACGCCGATGCAGGTGAAGGTCCACGCACAGGACGCCGATCTGCGCCAAGGGGTATCGCCGGATCTGAGCACGCTGGTCAAGCCGGCGGCGGACGTCGTCAACCAGCGCTTCGCACTGCTGGGCGTGCCGGTTCAGGCCAACGGCTATCCGATCAAGACCGACATCCAGCCGGGCAAGTTTAAAGGCGCGATGGCGGTGCCGGGCGCCTATGAGCTGAAAATTGGTAAGAAAGAGGCCCGGGTGATCGGCTTCGATCAGGCCGGGGTGTTCTACGGGCTGCAGTCGATCCTGTCGTTAGTGCCGAGCGACGGCAGCGGCAAGATTGCCACGCTGGACGCCAGCGATGCGCCGCGCTTCCAGTATCGCGGCATTTTCCTCGACGTGGCGCGCAACTTCCATAAGAAGGACGCGGTGCTGCGCCTGCTGGATCAGATGGCGGCCTACAAGCTCAACAAATTCCACTTCCACCTGAGCGATGACGAAGGCTGGCGCATCGAGATCCCCGGTTTGCCTGAGCTGACGGAAGTCGGCGGCCAGCGCTGCCACGATTTGAGCGAAACCACCTGCCTGCTGCCTCAGTACGGCCAAGGGCCGGACGTCTACGGCGGCTTCTTCAGCCGTCAGGACTATATCGACATCATCAAATACGCCCAGGCGCGCCAGATTGAGGTGATCCCGGAGATCGACATGCCGGCGCACGCCCGCGCCGCGGTGGTCTCGATGGAAGCGCGCTATAAAAAGCTGCATGCCGCCGGGAAAGAGCAGGAGGCCAACGAATTCCGCCTGGTGGATCCGACCGATACCTCCAACACCACCTCCGTGCAGTTCTTTAACCGCCAGAGCTATCTGAACCCGTGCCTGGACTCTTCCCAGCGCTTTGTCGACAAGGTAATCGGCGAGATCGCGCAGATGCATAAAGAGGCCGGTCAGCCGATCAAGACCTGGCACTTCGGCGGCGACGAAGCGAAAAACATTCGCCTGGGCGCCGGCTACACCGACAAGGCGAAACCGGAGCCGGGCAAAGGCATCATCGATCAGAGCAACGAAGACAAGCCGTGGGCCAAGTCGCAGGTGTGCCAGACGATGATCAAAGAAGGCAAGGTGGCCGACATGGAGCACCTGCCGAGCTACTTCGGCCAAGAGGTCAGCAAGCTGGTGAAGGCGCACGGCATCGACAGAATGCAGGCCTGGCAGGATGGTCTGAAAGACGCCGAGAACGCGAAGGCGTTCGCCACCTCGCGCGTGGGCGTCAACTTCTGGGATACCCTGTACTGGGGCGGTT
The sequence above is drawn from the Serratia sp. FDAARGOS_506 genome and encodes:
- a CDS encoding N-acetylglucosamine repressor; this encodes MSTGGQAQIGNVDLVKQLNGAAVYRLIDQQGPISRIQIAELSQLAPASVTKITRQLLERGLIKEVDQQASTGGRRAISIVSETRHFHTVAVRLGRHDATITLYDMSGKSLSEEHYPLPERTQETLENALFAAIAQFIEANQRRLRELIAIAVILPGLVDPALGMVRYMPHISVSNWALVDNLQQRFNVTSFVGHDIRSLALAEHYFGATRDCEDSILVRLHRGTGAGIIVNGQIFLGNNGNVGEIGHIQIDPLGERCHCGNFGCLETVAANAAIEQRVRQLLSQGYPSKLTLEDCGIHAICKAANRGDLLASEVIEHVGRYLGKAVAIAINLFNPQKVVIAGEITEADKVLLPAIQSCINTQVLKDFRKNLPVVTSELNHRSAIGAFALAKRAMLNGVLLQRLLES
- the nagA gene encoding N-acetylglucosamine-6-phosphate deacetylase; its protein translation is MFALTHGRIYTGHDVLDDHAVIIADGLIERVCPAAELPAGIETRDLGGAILAPGLIDVQLNGCGGVQFNDSLEAISEETLEIMQRANEKSGCTSYLPTLITSSDEFMKHSVDVMRAYLKKHQNQALGLHLEGPYLSPVKKGTHNPAFIRKPTQEMIDYLCANADVITKVTLAPEMVEPHFIKQLTEAGIVVSAGHSNATYDQARTGFAAGISFATHLYNAMPYITGREPGLMGAIFDTPEVYTGIIADGHHVAWASIRNAKRLKGDKLVLVTDATAPAGADIDQFIFAGKTIYYRDGLCVDENGTLSGSALTMIEAVQNSVEHIGIALDEALRMATLYPARAIGVEQRLGTIEAGKVANLTAFTRDFKITKTLVNGNEV
- the nagB gene encoding glucosamine-6-phosphate deaminase, translated to MRLIPLKDTAQVGKWAARHIVQRINAFKPTAERPFVLGLPTGGTPLEAYKHLIAMHKAGEVSFKHVVTFNMDEYVGLPQEHPESYHTFMYRNFFDHVDIPRENINLLNGNAADVDAECRQYEEKIKSYGKINLFMGGVGIDGHIAFNEPASSLASRTRIKTLTEDTRIANSRFFGGDVSLVPKYALTVGVGTLLDAEEVMILVTGHAKAQALEAAVEGNINHMWTISCLQLHAKAVVVCDEPATMELKVKTVKYFRELEAESVKSL
- the nagE gene encoding N-acetylglucosamine-specific PTS transporter subunit IIBC, producing MNILSYLQKVGRALMVPVATLPAAAILMGVGYWIDPVGWGGDNALAALFIKSGSAIIDHMAVLFAIGVAYGMSKDKDGSAALTGFVGFLVLTTLCSPAAVSMIQKIPLDQVPAAFGKIENQFVGILVGIISAEVYNRFSGVELPKALSFFSGRRLVPILISFLMILVAYILMYVWPVVFGALVSFGEHIQKLGSVGAGIYAFFNRLLIPVGLHHALNSVFWFDVAGINDIPNFLGGQQSIEAGKAVVGITGRYQAGFFPIMMFGLPGAALAIYHCARPENKAKVLGIMMAGAFAAFFTGITEPLEFSFMFVAPVLYVLHAILTGISVFIAASMHWIAGFGFSAGLVDMVLSSRNPLATHWYMLIPQGLVFFVIYYVVFRFTINKFNLMTPGRELAVAGDETDGYDVNVNSNAGKDENETTTLARRYVGAIGGSDNLTGIDACITRLRLNVKDSALVNDALAKRLGASGVIRLNKQSVQVIVGTRAELIASAMRNVIAAGPVAAAAAAAPAAAPAAEAKPQAVPNAPKAAFETLVAPVTGEVVALDQVPDEAFASKAVGDGLAIRPTDNIVVAPADGTVVKIFNTNHAFCLETDKGAEIVVHMGIDTVALEGQGFKRLVEEGAEVKAGQPILELDLDYLNANARSMISPVVVSNSDDYAGLAALASGSVVAGQTKLYEIQK
- the glnS gene encoding glutamine--tRNA ligase yields the protein MSEAEARPTNFIRQIVDEDLASGKHTSVHTRFPPEPNGYLHIGHAKSICLNFGIAKDYQGQCNLRFDDTNPVKEDIEFVESIKHDVEWLGFEWSGNVRYSSDYFDQLHQYAVELITKGLAYVDELSPEQIREYRGTLTAPGKDSPYRDRSVEENLALFEKMRNGEFAEGAACLRAKIDMASPFIVMRDPVLYRIKFAEHHQTGNKWCIYPMYDFTHCISDALEGITHSLCTLEFQDNRRLYDWVLDNITIPCHPRQYEFSRLNLEYAIMSKRKLHQLVAEKIVEGWDDPRMPTVSGLRRRGYTAASIREFCLRIGVTKQDNNVEMVALESCIRDDLNENAPRAMAVLDPVKIVIENMGDAVEMVTMPNHPNKPEMGSRDVPFSREIYIDRADFREEANKQYKRLVLGKEVRLRNAYVIKAERVEKDEAGEITTIFCSYDAETLSKDPADGRKVKGVIHWVSAAHALPAEIRLYDRLFSVPNPGAAEDFLSTINPESLVIKHGFVEPSLAAAQPEKAYQFEREGYFCADNRHSSAEHLVFNRTVGLRDTWAKIEG
- a CDS encoding OprD family outer membrane porin gives rise to the protein MGTHGAQRKTLALAVAGALLGTGFAMAPEAKAAGFIDDSTLTGGIYYWQRERDRKDLNPDSKDYNQYTTNLSHSTANLSLDFASGYAWDMFGLDVGAFTAIELAESSASGHPNEIAFSSKNRTYDEDYSGDKGGVSLYKAAAKFKYGPVWARAGYIQPSGQTLLAPHWSFMPGTYQGAEAGAKFDYGDAGALSFSYMWTDKYKAPWHIEMDDFRQNDKKTRVSYLHSLGAKYDFKNDLVLEAAFGQAQGYVNQYFTKASYKFDVLGNPLTTSYQFYGAEDRISNKNDPNSIYDGLAWLQALTFGYTTGQFNWRLEGTMVKAEGNQGFFLQRMTPTYASSNGRLDVWWDNRSDFNANGEKAVYAGVMYDLSNWNLPGMAVGGSYVYAWDAKPSTNPIYDQSQRLKESAWSLDAMYTIQEGRAKGTLLKLHYTQYDNHTNIPSWGGGYGNIFQDEKDVKFMVIAPFTIF
- the chiQ gene encoding ChiQ/YbfN family lipoprotein produces the protein MRKIMLMLAAAAALSACAQPAAPPEDAKLKQAYSACINTAEGSPERLQPCKAVLNVLKQEKQHQQFAAQETVRVMDYQNCIMAVHSGNGQAYDAKCGKLWQEIRDNNN
- a CDS encoding beta-N-acetylhexosaminidase; protein product: MNAFKLSALAALTATMGFLGGMGSAMADQQLVDQLSQLKLNVKMLDNRAGENGVDCAALGADWASCNRVLFTLSNDGQAIDGKDWVIYFHSPRQTLRVDNDQFKIAHLTGDLYKLEPTAKFSGFPAGKAVEIPVVAEYWQLFRNDFLPRWYATSGDAKPKMLANTDTENLDQFVAPFTGDQWKRTKDDKNILMTPASRFVSNADLQTLPAGALRGQIVPTPMQVKVHAQDADLRQGVSPDLSTLVKPAADVVNQRFALLGVPVQANGYPIKTDIQPGKFKGAMAVPGAYELKIGKKEARVIGFDQAGVFYGLQSILSLVPSDGSGKIATLDASDAPRFQYRGIFLDVARNFHKKDAVLRLLDQMAAYKLNKFHFHLSDDEGWRIEIPGLPELTEVGGQRCHDLSETTCLLPQYGQGPDVYGGFFSRQDYIDIIKYAQARQIEVIPEIDMPAHARAAVVSMEARYKKLHAAGKEQEANEFRLVDPTDTSNTTSVQFFNRQSYLNPCLDSSQRFVDKVIGEIAQMHKEAGQPIKTWHFGGDEAKNIRLGAGYTDKAKPEPGKGIIDQSNEDKPWAKSQVCQTMIKEGKVADMEHLPSYFGQEVSKLVKAHGIDRMQAWQDGLKDAENAKAFATSRVGVNFWDTLYWGGFDSVNDWANKGYEVVVSNPDYVYMDFPYEVNPDERGYYWGTRFSDERKVFSFAPDNMPQNAETSVDRDGNHFNAKSDKPWPGAYGLSAQLWSETQRTDPQMEYMIFPRALSVAERAWHRAGWEQDYRAGREYKGGETHFVDTKTLEKDWLRFANILGQRELAKLDKGGVAYRLPVPGARVAGGKLEANIALPGLGIEYSTDGGKQWQHYDAKAKPTVSGDVQVRSVSPDGKRYSRAEKV